The Solanum lycopersicum chromosome 6, SLM_r2.1 genome has a window encoding:
- the LOC101251095 gene encoding uncharacterized protein isoform X1, producing MGVFDFTVIPILGDPHPPSSPSSKSCHNMMEKGLKSSLILAKETNKKKERISKSKATSSAAASMKFCVCAPPTHPDSFKCRLHRATTSAHPRTVSSSTSKKICLCAPATHPGSFKCRLHRATTSSHTVSSPAHHINGVKGTKNLNALKLVTSSQSGGVRNSSKGNVHGKPKLSRFGRAALTHAAAAATSSVLIQPISAEFGQMSLS from the exons ATGGGAGTGTTCGATTTCACTGTGATTCCGATTCTCGGTGACCCACATCCTCCTTCATCACCCTCTTCAAAATCTTG TCATAATATGATGGAGAAGGGATTGAAATCAAGTCTCATACTAGCTAAAGAGACgaacaagaaaaaagaaagaatcagCAAGTCTAAAGCTACTAGTAGTGCTGCAGCATCAATGAAGTTTTGTGTATGTGCACCCCCAACCCACCCTGACTCATTCAAATGTCGTCTTCACCGAGCCACCACTTCAGCTCACCCGAGAACCG TTTCGTCATCAACGTCAAAGAAGATTTGCCTATGTGCACCCGCCACCCACCCTGGCTCATTCAAGTGTCGCCTTCACCGAGCCACCACTTCATCTCACACTG TTTCATCGCCTGCTCATCACATAAATGGCGTCAAAGGCACCAAAAACTTGAATGCCTTAAAACTGGTCACGTCTTCACAAAGTGGCGGAGTAAGAAATTCTAGCAAGGGGAATGTTCATGGAAAGCCTAAACTATCGAGATTCGGTAGGGCTGCTCTTACTCATGCTGCTGCTGCTGCAACTTCTAGTGTACTAATCCAACCAATTTCTGCAGAATTTGGACAAATGAGTCTTAGTTAG
- the LOC101251095 gene encoding uncharacterized protein isoform X3: protein MMEKGLKSSLILAKETNKKKERISKSKATSSAAASMKFCVCAPPTHPDSFKCRLHRATTSAHPRTVSSSTSKKICLCAPATHPGSFKCRLHRATTSSHTVSSPAHHINGVKGTKNLNALKLVTSSQSGGVRNSSKGNVHGKPKLSRFGRAALTHAAAAATSSVLIQPISAEFGQMSLS, encoded by the exons ATGATGGAGAAGGGATTGAAATCAAGTCTCATACTAGCTAAAGAGACgaacaagaaaaaagaaagaatcagCAAGTCTAAAGCTACTAGTAGTGCTGCAGCATCAATGAAGTTTTGTGTATGTGCACCCCCAACCCACCCTGACTCATTCAAATGTCGTCTTCACCGAGCCACCACTTCAGCTCACCCGAGAACCG TTTCGTCATCAACGTCAAAGAAGATTTGCCTATGTGCACCCGCCACCCACCCTGGCTCATTCAAGTGTCGCCTTCACCGAGCCACCACTTCATCTCACACTG TTTCATCGCCTGCTCATCACATAAATGGCGTCAAAGGCACCAAAAACTTGAATGCCTTAAAACTGGTCACGTCTTCACAAAGTGGCGGAGTAAGAAATTCTAGCAAGGGGAATGTTCATGGAAAGCCTAAACTATCGAGATTCGGTAGGGCTGCTCTTACTCATGCTGCTGCTGCTGCAACTTCTAGTGTACTAATCCAACCAATTTCTGCAGAATTTGGACAAATGAGTCTTAGTTAG
- the LOC101251384 gene encoding uncharacterized protein At5g48480 yields MAEEAHNGGGAEKEATKVAVVFTSVKPKLFVKAPKAIDAVQFYKNAFGAEEVGRVNNPKRKADQETPLILSVELKIGSFSFIVSDLTEEDSTAPLKTATTGSVFCLETENVISAEANAITAGAIAEIRVGDGNGDGARTGSKLIDPYGNVWLICTSVKESE; encoded by the exons ATGGCTGAGGAGGCACATAATGGAGGTGGAGCTGAGAAGGAAGCAACTAAGGTTGCTGTCGTCTTCACGTCGGTGAAGCCGAAGCTGTTCGTGAAAGCGCCGAAGGCTATAGACGCTGTGCAGTTCTACAAAAATGCCTTTGGTGCTGAGGAGGTTGGACGTGTGAACAACCCTAAGAGGAAGGCCGATCAGGAGACACCGCTCATTCTCTCTGTTGAACTTAAGATTGGTTCATTTTCCTTCATTGTCTCTGACCTTACTGAAGAGGACTCTACTGCTCC TTTGAAGACTGCTACAACTGGATCTGTTTTCTGCTTGGAGACTGAGAATGTAATTTCTGCTGAGGCCAACGCTATCACTGCTGGCGCAATTGCTGAAATTAGAGTAGGAGATGGTAATGGTGATGGTGCTCGTACAGGGTCAAAGCTGATTGATCCTTATGGCAATGTCTGGTTGATCTGCACATCAGTGAAGGAATCCGAGTAA
- the LOC101251095 gene encoding uncharacterized protein isoform X2 produces MGVFDFTVIPILGDPHPPSSPSSKSCHNMMEKGLKSSLILAKETNKKKERISKSKATSSAAASMKFCVCAPPTHPDSFKCRLHRATTSAHPRTVSSSTSKKICLCAPATHPGSFKCRLHRATTSSHTVSSPAHHINGVKGTKNLNALKLVTSSQSGGVRNSSKGNVHGKPKLSRFEFGQMSLS; encoded by the exons ATGGGAGTGTTCGATTTCACTGTGATTCCGATTCTCGGTGACCCACATCCTCCTTCATCACCCTCTTCAAAATCTTG TCATAATATGATGGAGAAGGGATTGAAATCAAGTCTCATACTAGCTAAAGAGACgaacaagaaaaaagaaagaatcagCAAGTCTAAAGCTACTAGTAGTGCTGCAGCATCAATGAAGTTTTGTGTATGTGCACCCCCAACCCACCCTGACTCATTCAAATGTCGTCTTCACCGAGCCACCACTTCAGCTCACCCGAGAACCG TTTCGTCATCAACGTCAAAGAAGATTTGCCTATGTGCACCCGCCACCCACCCTGGCTCATTCAAGTGTCGCCTTCACCGAGCCACCACTTCATCTCACACTG TTTCATCGCCTGCTCATCACATAAATGGCGTCAAAGGCACCAAAAACTTGAATGCCTTAAAACTGGTCACGTCTTCACAAAGTGGCGGAGTAAGAAATTCTAGCAAGGGGAATGTTCATGGAAAGCCTAAACTATCGAGATTCG AATTTGGACAAATGAGTCTTAGTTAG
- the LOC543934 gene encoding histidine triad family protein yields the protein MEATSTATALRRLSLISSHFRTHCSSLQVSPFSCSSTDGENHENGCVFCMIVRGKAPALKVYEDDVCLCILDANPLCFGHSLVIPKSHFTSLQETPSSVVAAMSSKLPLISSAVMKATGCDSFNLLVNNGAAAGQVIYHTHIHIIPRKASDCLWTSETLSRCPLKSDEAQKLADGIRENLSISSNIEDSKGQGSSLVVN from the exons atggaGGCAACTTCAACTGCAACTGCGCTTCGTCGTCTTTCTCTTATCTCTTCCCATTTTCGTACTCATTGCTCGTCTCTTCAAGTGTCGCCATTCAGTTGCAGCTCCACCGATggtgaaaatcatgaaaatgggtGTGTTTTCTGTATGATTGTTCGAGGTAAAGCACCTGCTTTAAAG GTCTATGAGGATGATGTATGCCTCTGCATTTTGGATGCAAACCCATTGTGTTTTGG GCACTCGCTTGTCATCCCAAAGTCTCATTTTACTTCTTTGCAAGAAACTCCATCATCA GTTGTGGCTGCCATGAGTTCAAAATTGCCCTTGATTAGCAGTGCAGTCATGAAAGCCACTGGTTGTg ATTCGTTCAACTTGTTAGTTAACAACGGGGCAGCAGCTGGCCAGGTTATATATCAT ACCCACATTCATATAATTCCTCGTAAAGCAAGCGATTGCCTCTGGACTTCTGAG ACCTTAAGTAGATGTCCGCTGAAGTCAGACGAGGCTCAGAAACTTGCAGATGGTATTAGAGAAAACTTATCAATTTCGAGCAACATTGAAGATAGTAAGGGGCAAGGATCAAGTCTCGTTGTAAACTAG
- the LOC543934 gene encoding histidine triad family protein isoform X1, translated as MEATSTATALRRLSLISSHFRTHCSSLQVSPFSCSSTDGENHENGCVFCMIVRGKAPALKVYEDDVCLCILDANPLCFGHSLVIPKSHFTSLQETPSSVVAAMSSKLPLISSAVMKATGCDSFNLLVNNGAAAGQVIYHTLSRCPLKSDEAQKLADGIRENLSISSNIEDSKGQGSSLVVN; from the exons atggaGGCAACTTCAACTGCAACTGCGCTTCGTCGTCTTTCTCTTATCTCTTCCCATTTTCGTACTCATTGCTCGTCTCTTCAAGTGTCGCCATTCAGTTGCAGCTCCACCGATggtgaaaatcatgaaaatgggtGTGTTTTCTGTATGATTGTTCGAGGTAAAGCACCTGCTTTAAAG GTCTATGAGGATGATGTATGCCTCTGCATTTTGGATGCAAACCCATTGTGTTTTGG GCACTCGCTTGTCATCCCAAAGTCTCATTTTACTTCTTTGCAAGAAACTCCATCATCA GTTGTGGCTGCCATGAGTTCAAAATTGCCCTTGATTAGCAGTGCAGTCATGAAAGCCACTGGTTGTg ATTCGTTCAACTTGTTAGTTAACAACGGGGCAGCAGCTGGCCAGGTTATATATCAT ACCTTAAGTAGATGTCCGCTGAAGTCAGACGAGGCTCAGAAACTTGCAGATGGTATTAGAGAAAACTTATCAATTTCGAGCAACATTGAAGATAGTAAGGGGCAAGGATCAAGTCTCGTTGTAAACTAG
- the LOC543934 gene encoding histidine triad family protein isoform X2 — protein MEATSTATALRRLSLISSHFRTHCSSLQVSPFSCSSTDGENHENGCVFCMIVRGKAPALKVVAAMSSKLPLISSAVMKATGCDSFNLLVNNGAAAGQVIYHTHIHIIPRKASDCLWTSETLSRCPLKSDEAQKLADGIRENLSISSNIEDSKGQGSSLVVN, from the exons atggaGGCAACTTCAACTGCAACTGCGCTTCGTCGTCTTTCTCTTATCTCTTCCCATTTTCGTACTCATTGCTCGTCTCTTCAAGTGTCGCCATTCAGTTGCAGCTCCACCGATggtgaaaatcatgaaaatgggtGTGTTTTCTGTATGATTGTTCGAGGTAAAGCACCTGCTTTAAAG GTTGTGGCTGCCATGAGTTCAAAATTGCCCTTGATTAGCAGTGCAGTCATGAAAGCCACTGGTTGTg ATTCGTTCAACTTGTTAGTTAACAACGGGGCAGCAGCTGGCCAGGTTATATATCAT ACCCACATTCATATAATTCCTCGTAAAGCAAGCGATTGCCTCTGGACTTCTGAG ACCTTAAGTAGATGTCCGCTGAAGTCAGACGAGGCTCAGAAACTTGCAGATGGTATTAGAGAAAACTTATCAATTTCGAGCAACATTGAAGATAGTAAGGGGCAAGGATCAAGTCTCGTTGTAAACTAG